The following is a genomic window from Geoalkalibacter halelectricus.
TGGCCTGTTTTGTCAAGACGAAAATTAATTCGGCCTGACCAGACCTGCCGCGCTGTCGTTCCAAGCTACGATCCGGTCGATCATGGCTCGACCTTGACGCTGAGCAGCGTATCAAGCTCCTGCCACAACCGGTCACAGCGACCGGGACGGTAGGCCGCCCCCCGGAAGGCCGAATGTTCGCAGCGATAGACCTCCAGCAGATCCGCTTTGCCGTCGGCGATGCAGGCGCGGACGTTGGCCAGCCGGTCAGCGGCTTTCACCGTCAAGGCCAGCTCCAGCTCAGGGCCGACCTGGGCGAGCTTGGCGTAGGTTTTGGCTTTGCGCTCCTTGCGATCTTCCCCCGGCTCATCGGTGAGCAGCGCGACACAGCAGGCGACGGCATCGCCGAATTCGGCGCGAACCTCATCGAGGGTAATCGCGGCATCTTCCACGACATCATGCAGGAAACCGACCGTGACGGCGTCCTCGCCGAAGGGGACCAGCAGTTCGGCGACGGCATCGAGGTGGACCGCGTAGGGATGCTCTCCGTATCGCTGGTTTCCATGGGCGGCAAGGGCGAAGGCACGGGCGGTGCTCTGCATGTCGGTGTTCTCCTGGATGGAAGTCCTTTTCATGGGGCCTCGGAAAATGTCGATGCCGGCGAGGGCATTTGCGGTTCGCGAATGCCAAAGAGAACAAAACGGATGTCGCGTTCGCCGCCGCCCTGCCCCTCCCGAATCGGCTCAGGGTCATTTTGCTCGGGGCGCCAGAGGATGTTCCGGTTCAGCACGATCCCCGCTCTCAGGTCGACCTCATCGACCAGCAACCCGAAGTGGGCGGCAAGTTGCTGCCAAAGGTCGTTCGGCGCGACGGTCCGGGCGTCGTCGGAGAGCAGGTTGCAGCCCTGCTCATTGACCAGAAACGTGAAGACGGCCTCGGCCACCCCCGCCCCTTTGAACCGTTCCTGCAGGCTGACGGCATTGACCATGACCAACGGACCGTTGCGGGAAAGCCCCGCCAGGGTGCGCCCCCGTAAAAGATCGATGCTCATGACCACCTGGAACCGAGTTTCACTATTCTCTTCGGCGAAATATCCCAGGCAAAGATAAATTCCGGCCTTGTCGTGGGCGGAGTTATTGAGCCGATACAGGGAGAGCTTTTCGCTGCCGGGGACGTCAAAGGTGCCGATAAGCCGCCAGTTCAGAGTCATCACGGTGACGGAAAAGGAGCGCGTCCGCTCGAAACAGTGGATGGCGCGACAGGCTTCATAACGGTAGAAAACCGGTAGGTCTTCATTCTCGAAAAAATTCCGGAACCGCGAAGGCAGCAGGGTCTTCGTTTCCTTTTGGTGGCGCGAGGGGCGGATCTTCTTCATCGGCAGGCCCCCCGGCTACTTCCGCACGATGTCCAGCTTGTCGCCGACTTTGAATGTTTTTTCGGAATAGAGTTTCCAGTCACTTCCGGACCCATCGCTGATGGAGTAGGTCGTCTCCCCCTGGCGGTCGACGTGGACCTTGGTGACGGTGAGATCGTCGTTATCCCACACTTGGTCGGGCGAGGTCAGAAACAGATGCAGAAACATGAGCAGAAAGACAATCTTGGACAATATCTTGATCGGCTTGACGACGTAGCGATAAAAAGCTCCCCGCGGCTGCCGGTAATCGACGGCGGTCACCCCGTTGCGGGTGTTCCAGCGAATGAAAGGGTCCTTGCCGAACACCTCGGCATCGCACCCCAGACAGGAAACGATCACGGAGTATTCATCCACCCGCGCCCTTCCCCCGCAAAAGGGACAGGGCATCAGATCGGGCTTTTTCATCACGACTCCTTTCCCGCGGGATTCAGGGCTGCGATAGGCGTTACGGACGGCCGGCGGGGGAGAGTTTTCCCCAATTGTTTGCCGAGTATAGGCAGGGGTGGCGACAGGGGGTGTCGTTTTGAGTGGGGGGGGTGTTCCTATCGTCTTGCTGGTACGGAATAAAAACGCGAG
Proteins encoded in this region:
- a CDS encoding HD domain-containing protein; its protein translation is MKRTSIQENTDMQSTARAFALAAHGNQRYGEHPYAVHLDAVAELLVPFGEDAVTVGFLHDVVEDAAITLDEVRAEFGDAVACCVALLTDEPGEDRKERKAKTYAKLAQVGPELELALTVKAADRLANVRACIADGKADLLEVYRCEHSAFRGAAYRPGRCDRLWQELDTLLSVKVEP